In Zingiber officinale cultivar Zhangliang chromosome 6A, Zo_v1.1, whole genome shotgun sequence, a single genomic region encodes these proteins:
- the LOC121993786 gene encoding uncharacterized protein LOC121993786, producing the protein MSLRQGDLSIVEFVKKFNIVLLIANDADEKLRHFLNALRPTMRRDILLGKLVDYMDAITGAYRAEQSLKDIAWEIQRKRGHGRGKDNRSLWGNQKQLPQRLKIIHCARSAIATIKNNVVRADLIVLSMPEFDIILGMDWLSHKEATIDFQQRFLVSIVLVPDSVSQKIEDVDVVKYFPSIFPKVVSSIPPERKVEFSIELMLRTVLISKAPYRLAPTGMKELKDQIQELLDKGFIHPNFSPWGAPVLFMKKKDGSMRLCIDYRELNRVTMKNNGLHGSHESRISTIFGSVHHCVIDDILIYSKSKEEHSQHLRMALQTLHDKKLFAKFSKCEFWLKRVVFLGHIISGDGVGVDPTKVEAIKEWPP; encoded by the exons ATGAGTCTCCGCCAGGGGGACTTATCTATTGTTGAATTTGTTAAGAAATTTAATATTGTGCTCCTTATTGCTAATGATGCTGATGAGAAACTGAGGCACTTCTTAAATGCCCTCCGACCTACTATGCGCCGGGATATTCTGCTAGGGAAACTAGTTGATTATATGGATGCTATTACTGGAGCCTATAGAGCTGAACAATCCTTGAAAGATATAGCTTGGGAGATACAAAGGAAGAGG GGCCATGGAAGGGGCAAGGACAACAGAAGCCTATGGGGCAACCAAAAGCAACTGCCTCAAAGACTGAAAATTATCCACTGTGCAAGGAGTGCAATCGCTACCATCAAG AATAATGTGGTTCGAGCAGATCTTATCGTCTTGTCGATGCCTGAATTTGACATTATTCTAGGAATGGACTGGTTATCTCATAAAGAAGCTACAATTGATTTTCAACAGAG ATTTCTAGTCAGTATTGTTTTAGTGCCTGATTCAGTCAGTCAGAAGATAGAAGATGTCGATGTTGTTAAATACTTTCCTAGCATTTTCCCCAAGGTTGTTTCTAGCATTCCGCCCGAGAGAAAGGTGGAATTTTCTATTGAGTTGATGTTGCGTACAGTGCTAATCTCTAAGGCACCGTATCGTCTAGCACCTACAGGAATGAAAGAATTGAAAGATCAGATTCAAGAGCTGCTAGACAAAGGATTTATTCACCCGAATTTTTCTCCGTGGGGTGCACCAGTCCTATTCATGAAGAAAAAGGATGGGAGCATGAGACTTTGCATCGACTATAGAGAGTTGAACAGAGTCACCATGAAGAATAA TGgtcttcatggatctcatgaatcaCGTATTTCAACCATATTTGGATCAGTTCATCATTGTGTCATAGATGATATTCTGATTTACTCGAAGAGCAAAGAGGAGCACAGTCAGCACTTGAGAATGGCTTTGCAGACACTGCACGATAAAAAGCTATTTGCCAAGTTTAGcaagtgcgagttttggctcAAGAGAGTGGTGTTCTTAGGCCACATCATTTCTGGAGATGGAGTTGGAGTTGATCCCACCAAAGTTGAGGCAATTAAAGAATGGCCACCTTAA